A genomic stretch from Harpia harpyja isolate bHarHar1 unplaced genomic scaffold, bHarHar1 primary haplotype scaffold_79, whole genome shotgun sequence includes:
- the LOC128138645 gene encoding E3 ubiquitin-protein ligase RBBP6-like, whose amino-acid sequence MNAVNNFKNGTGYTKRLRQQIWQQQQQQPLLPPPPPLMSVTPPAALVTAAEPSTSSSLSISSLLEEKGYQVPVQRQPAIASCLSPQGQSVPTTGHPARTSTICSAGGRPGWEL is encoded by the exons atgaat gctgtgaacaacttcaaaaatggaactggctacacaaaaaggctccgtcagcagatttggcagcaacagcagcagcagccgctactgccacctccaccaccactcatgagtgttacacctcctgctgctctggtgactgccgctgaaccttctacatcttcctctctgtcaatcagcagtttgttggaagagaag ggctatcaggttcctgtgcaaagacagccagcaatagcaagttgtctgagCCCCCAAGGACAATCAGTACCtaccactg gtcatccagcgagaaccagtacaatttgctcagcaggtggcagaccaggctgggaactgtaa